The stretch of DNA GATATCTCACTTCGTTCGATATGACAAATTCGCTAAAAGCTTATCGCTAACAAGGGAAGACGGCTGAGCCTAAAGGCTCAGAGGGAACAATTTTTAGAGAACAGGGAACAGAATTTTTAATAATGGCTGCCCTACAAAATTACGATGCAACAAAGAAGGGAACATTAAGATAATGTTGCTAAACGATAATATCTTTATCTTCTAAAATTATCGTAATCTATAAGTTTATTTCTAAGATTTCTTTTGAAAACAAAAGAAACTAAATTTTCAGCTTTTTTGAAAAGCTGAACCAAAGTAACACCTATCAATAAGAACAGATAAAAACTAATTCCAATTTCTCTATTTTATTATTAGTTTAGTATTAGATAAATTTTCAGAGGTATAAATGTCGAAATCTGAAATACTAAAAAAAATAAGAGAATATAAAGATGAGAATTCTATTAAATACGGTATTTTGAAAATAGGTATTTTTGGAAGTGCATCTAGAGAAGAAATGAATCCTGACAGTGATATTGATGTAGTTATAGAAACGGTTAAACCAGATCCTTTTATTATTTTTCATATCAAAGAAGATTTGGAAAATATCTTTAATACTAAAATTGATATTGTTAGATTAAGAAAAAATATGAACAATTTGTTGAAAGAGCGTATTGAAAAAGAGGTTTCGTATGTATGACATACTACTGGTTAAAGGGATTTTGTCTCAAATTGAAAACGCCTGCGAAACTGTCATTCATCGATTCTCGACAATAAAAACTGTAAGTGATTTTACGGATTCACCTTCTGGAAAAGAGAAGCTTGATTCTATCTGTATGCAATTATTTGCAATCGGTGAGAGTCTTAAAAATATTGATAAGATAACAGATTTTAAATTATTGAGTAAATACACAGATGTAGATTGGAAGGGAGCTAAAGGAATGCGCGATATAATTTCTCATCATTATTTTGATATTGATGCAGAAGAGATTTATTACGTTTGCGAAAATAAAATCGATGAAATGAAAGAAGTAATTCATCAAATTATTATTGAATTATAGCTCTTTAAAATTATTAAGGGAAGACACAGATTGAGCATAACTCACCGTTTTCAACGGCAGCACATACAAATCGTTATTCTTCCCCTCCTTAACTCCTTAGCTCATTGTAAAAATTCTTCTCTTCCTTCGTGGTCTTCTCAACCTTCTGTAGATATTGAATTTGTATTTTTTTCATGTTAATCCTCTATCGTTAACATCTGACTAATTGTCTGAACCATGATTTGTTGGAATTCAGGATTATCATGAATTCAAGAGAGTAAATCAATTTACCACACTGCTAAACTTACATTTCTAAAATTATTATAACATTTACATCGATTTGTAATTAAATTAAAAGTAACTATTAAAACACGGTGAGTAGCTTATGACAAAACCTTTTGCAGCAATACTATCATCCATCACTTCGCAAATAAAAGCAAAGCATCCTGATTTTACAGGAGTTTACTTTTTTGGATCAAGAGTAAAAGGATACGCCACAGATGAATCAGATTACGATATTGCCTTCATTTTTGATAGATTAGTTGACCGTAAATTAAAAAGTGAGATAATTTCATTAGTTTATGATTATGAAGTTCAAAATGATATAATAATAGATGTTTTAGTCTATAGTAAAGAGGATATAGAGAACACTACAACGCCTTTTAGAGATAATGTAAAAAATGAAGGAATTTTTTATGGTGTCTAAAAGTGATAAAGAAGCATTGGTAAATTATAGAATACAAAGGGCTTATGAGACTGCTGAAGATGCTCGCATAGCATTAGATAACAACAGGCTTTTCAATGCTCAAAATAGAATATATTATGCTCTATTTTATTCTGTTTCGGCTTTAGCAGTTAAATCAGATTTTTCAACTTCAAAACATACTCAACTTTTAGGATGGTTTAATAGAAATATTATACATGCAGGAGTTTTACCTATTGAATTAGGTAGATTTTACAAAAAAGCTTTCGAGAATCGACAAGAAGGAGATTATGATGATTTTGTTGTCTTCGAAAAAGATGATGTGCAGGCTGATTATTTAGAAGCTATTGATTTTATCAAATCAATTGAAAAACTAATAGAAACAAGCGTGAATTAATCCCGATCTGCTCCTTGACTCCTTAGCTCATTGTAAAAATTCTTCTCTTTTGTTAATCCATACTAATTTAACTTTGATCACTAACAATTAACCATTGTAAAACCAGTCGTTTCTCAATTATATTAAAGTCTTAGTACATAACCATAAGGACTCTTGTTTATGACTTCAAATACTCTTATAACTTTCATTGGAACAAATGATGGATATCTCGTAACTCCCGATCCAAGATCAGGTAAGGTTAAATCTGGTGCTATTATTTCAATAGTTGAGTCATCAAATGATGTACTGGGTTTTGAGTTCGATAAATTGATTATGGTCTACGATGGTGATCATTATGAAAAGATTGGTTATGAAATTAAGAACTATTTGAAAAATCATTTTACATCATTAATAGTCGAGCTTAAAAGAATTTCTATAGCAGATCCTATTTCCCATCATTTAGTTTATCCTGCAATGTATAAAGCTGTTAAAGAAATAAAGTCTAAAAATAAAGATTCTAATTTCTATATCTCAGTAACTTCTGGAACTCCAACCATGCACGCTTGCTGGATTTTTTTGGTAAAAGGAGGAGTAATTAATGCTGAGCTTTTACAGACTTCCGATAAAAGTGGTCTAAATA from Candidatus Delongbacteria bacterium encodes:
- a CDS encoding nucleotidyltransferase domain-containing protein, yielding MSKSEILKKIREYKDENSIKYGILKIGIFGSASREEMNPDSDIDVVIETVKPDPFIIFHIKEDLENIFNTKIDIVRLRKNMNNLLKERIEKEVSYV
- a CDS encoding nucleotidyltransferase domain-containing protein, which encodes MTKPFAAILSSITSQIKAKHPDFTGVYFFGSRVKGYATDESDYDIAFIFDRLVDRKLKSEIISLVYDYEVQNDIIIDVLVYSKEDIENTTTPFRDNVKNEGIFYGV
- a CDS encoding DUF86 domain-containing protein — encoded protein: MYDILLVKGILSQIENACETVIHRFSTIKTVSDFTDSPSGKEKLDSICMQLFAIGESLKNIDKITDFKLLSKYTDVDWKGAKGMRDIISHHYFDIDAEEIYYVCENKIDEMKEVIHQIIIEL
- a CDS encoding HEPN domain-containing protein — protein: MVSKSDKEALVNYRIQRAYETAEDARIALDNNRLFNAQNRIYYALFYSVSALAVKSDFSTSKHTQLLGWFNRNIIHAGVLPIELGRFYKKAFENRQEGDYDDFVVFEKDDVQADYLEAIDFIKSIEKLIETSVN